One Deltaproteobacteria bacterium genomic window carries:
- a CDS encoding ParB/RepB/Spo0J family partition protein: MKKSFAGKFDSFPIGTSRAEAMSNALGIERTQSLTTLSIDKIRPNPNQPRRHRSPVKFRELVESIRARGLLQPIRVREIKTNSEYEIIAGEGRWLAHKELGIPDIAVVIVRDQTPEQAYIDALIENIVREDLNPVDRAEALIQVRMNLGSPSWDELSKHNAIGLTKRQIFNLLGLKQLPEAVQEEIRSGLLTEKHGRALRRVQSTPELFEQAHTQMIREHLTGEGALDLVKTLKTGVSEQRLQAFNVNYRTADELIIALEAKLAELRQARQSKRTEDIVAT; this comes from the coding sequence ATGAAGAAATCCTTCGCTGGGAAATTTGATTCGTTTCCGATCGGCACGAGCAGGGCCGAGGCGATGAGCAACGCTCTCGGCATTGAGCGCACGCAATCGCTCACGACGCTGTCGATCGACAAGATACGACCGAATCCCAATCAACCGCGCCGGCACCGCTCGCCAGTCAAGTTCCGTGAGTTGGTGGAATCCATCCGCGCGCGCGGACTGCTGCAACCGATCCGTGTCCGTGAGATCAAGACGAATTCCGAATACGAAATCATCGCCGGCGAAGGTCGCTGGTTGGCCCACAAGGAACTCGGCATTCCCGACATCGCCGTGGTGATTGTGCGTGATCAAACACCGGAACAGGCGTACATCGATGCCCTCATCGAGAACATCGTGCGCGAAGACCTGAACCCGGTCGACCGTGCCGAAGCGCTCATCCAAGTTCGAATGAACCTGGGTTCACCAAGCTGGGACGAGTTGAGCAAGCATAACGCAATCGGTCTCACCAAGCGGCAGATTTTCAACCTGCTTGGTTTGAAGCAACTCCCCGAGGCCGTCCAAGAGGAGATTCGTTCCGGACTGCTGACCGAGAAGCACGGCCGGGCGCTCCGCAGGGTCCAAAGCACCCCCGAACTCTTCGAGCAGGCGCACACGCAAATGATTCGAGAGCACCTTACGGGTGAGGGCGCGCTCGACCTTGTGAAGACGTTGAAGACCGGCGTGTCCGAGCAACGACTGCAGGCGTTCAATGTGAACTATCGGACCGCCGACGAACTCATCATCGCGCTTGAGGCGAAGCTGGCGGAACTCCGACAAGCGCGGCAGTCGAAAAGGACGGAAGACATTGTTGCCACTTGA
- a CDS encoding ParA family protein, whose amino-acid sequence MTKTIAIANQKGGVGKTSLAINVAAALAERGQRVLLIDLDHQCNSTAGVGVDPTANGNSRTVYDLFLGSKLETAEVIHPTSIQNLDLIPSSEYLAAAEMQLPQMVGAEKLLQEALSKVSGYDYVLLDCPPSLGRLTLNALTAATHVIIPVAVTGKWPLQGTRLLQDTIQLVRKRLNPSLAVLGVVCTFYDGRTVLSRDILAELVKQFGPLLFKTVIKRSTAVGESSVADAPVVLYARNSEVAAAYRDLSEEIERR is encoded by the coding sequence ATGACCAAGACCATTGCCATCGCCAACCAGAAGGGCGGAGTCGGAAAGACTTCGCTGGCCATCAATGTGGCAGCCGCTCTCGCCGAACGCGGGCAACGGGTGCTTCTGATCGATCTCGATCATCAGTGCAACTCGACAGCCGGAGTCGGTGTCGATCCAACCGCGAACGGCAACTCCCGCACCGTCTACGATCTGTTTCTTGGATCGAAGCTTGAGACCGCCGAAGTGATCCATCCCACGAGCATCCAGAACCTCGATCTCATTCCGTCAAGCGAATACTTGGCGGCGGCGGAAATGCAGCTCCCACAGATGGTGGGGGCTGAGAAGCTGCTCCAAGAAGCGCTCTCGAAGGTCAGCGGCTATGACTACGTGTTGCTCGACTGCCCGCCGTCCCTTGGCCGCCTCACGCTCAATGCGCTCACGGCCGCTACCCACGTCATCATCCCCGTCGCGGTTACGGGCAAATGGCCGCTGCAAGGAACCCGGTTGCTCCAGGACACCATTCAACTGGTTCGCAAACGCTTGAACCCAAGCCTCGCCGTGCTGGGAGTCGTGTGCACGTTCTACGACGGCCGCACGGTTCTCAGCCGAGACATCTTGGCGGAGCTGGTCAAACAGTTCGGACCGTTGCTGTTCAAAACCGTCATCAAGCGATCCACGGCCGTGGGAGAATCGTCCGTCGCCGACGCCCCAGTGGTCCTGTACGCGCGGAATTCCGAGGTCGCCGCGGCGTACCGTGATCTAAGCGAGGAGATCGAACGGCGATGA
- a CDS encoding site-specific integrase has translation MDASFRAMLRDARIVDQLIDRDPFTGLIWPRMPKRPADPFTEEEREKILWWFRKKDPFYYPFALFLFHTGTRPSEAVALRWGAVDTGHGTVTIHLSRYLGSEAATKTQHSERTIRLLPEVRDALRVLRPLHATEDSYVFVNAKNGGPIEQREWPKDHWRRALTATKVRPRKFYATKHTFISVALTKGLNLKFIAEYCGTSVAMIEQHYGRFLASRVDDQLALLSGSSVAAKVGRRVAKTATFGGGLQFPAEKPLWNIASPTGFEPVLPT, from the coding sequence ATGGACGCGTCATTCCGCGCGATGCTGCGCGACGCGCGCATCGTGGATCAGCTCATCGACCGTGATCCGTTCACAGGTTTGATCTGGCCCCGCATGCCGAAGCGGCCGGCAGATCCCTTCACCGAGGAAGAGCGCGAGAAGATCCTGTGGTGGTTTCGCAAGAAGGACCCGTTCTACTACCCGTTCGCTTTGTTCCTCTTCCACACGGGGACTCGCCCTTCCGAAGCAGTTGCTCTTCGGTGGGGTGCCGTCGACACGGGACACGGCACCGTAACCATCCACTTATCGCGATACCTCGGCAGCGAGGCAGCAACCAAGACTCAGCACAGCGAGCGTACGATCCGGCTCTTGCCGGAGGTGCGCGATGCGCTGAGAGTGCTCCGGCCACTGCACGCGACCGAAGACAGCTACGTGTTCGTAAACGCGAAGAACGGCGGGCCGATCGAGCAGCGCGAATGGCCAAAGGACCATTGGCGCCGGGCGCTCACCGCGACCAAGGTACGGCCGCGGAAGTTCTACGCCACGAAGCACACGTTCATCAGCGTGGCGCTGACCAAAGGCCTCAATCTCAAGTTCATCGCCGAGTACTGCGGCACGTCGGTGGCGATGATCGAACAGCACTACGGCCGGTTCCTGGCGAGTCGAGTGGACGACCAGCTCGCACTACTGTCCGGCTCCTCTGTCGCCGCCAAAGTCGGACGACGTGTTGCAAAAACTGCAACCTTCGGAGGGGGGTTGCAGTTTCCCGCCGAAAAACCCTTGTGGAATATAGCGTCCCCGACGGGATTTGAACCCGTGTTGCCGACGTGA
- a CDS encoding 2,3-bisphosphoglycerate-dependent phosphoglycerate mutase: MALLVLLRHGESQWNLENRFTGWVDVPLTENGRAEARRAGEKLRAVRFDCAYTSELQRANETLAIVLDVIGQRDLSIERDQALNERHYGDLQGLNKAETAKKFGDAQVHIWRRSYDVAPPGGESLKDTAARTLPYFDRKIVPDLTAGKNVLVAAHGNSLRAIVMQLDQLTREQVLELNLATGVPVVYEFDSHMRIVSKRVLGD, encoded by the coding sequence ATGGCGCTGCTGGTCTTGCTGCGACACGGAGAGTCGCAATGGAATCTGGAGAACCGTTTCACCGGTTGGGTCGATGTGCCGCTGACCGAGAACGGGCGCGCGGAAGCACGACGCGCCGGCGAAAAGCTGCGCGCTGTTCGCTTCGATTGCGCGTACACCTCCGAGTTGCAGCGAGCCAACGAAACCCTCGCCATCGTGCTCGATGTCATCGGGCAGCGCGATCTCTCCATCGAACGTGATCAGGCGCTCAACGAACGCCACTACGGTGATTTGCAGGGCCTCAACAAGGCCGAGACTGCCAAGAAGTTCGGTGACGCGCAAGTTCACATCTGGCGGCGCAGCTACGATGTCGCACCGCCTGGCGGTGAGAGCCTGAAGGACACTGCCGCCCGCACCCTGCCATACTTCGATCGCAAGATCGTTCCCGATCTCACGGCGGGCAAGAACGTACTCGTCGCGGCGCATGGCAACAGCTTGCGCGCGATCGTGATGCAGCTCGATCAGCTCACGCGCGAACAGGTGTTGGAGCTGAACCTGGCCACCGGCGTGCCGGTGGTGTACGAATTCGATTCGCACATGCGCATCGTTTCCAAGCGAGTGCTCGGTGATTGA
- a CDS encoding class I SAM-dependent methyltransferase, translating into MSMAHAAVLVDALERLNRELSRSMPPPRGAPFSGVEYAPGDFAPLDVLCSRGIFRKYEHTLQIGAGLGGPARWLATRFGCTVVGVDQSAALVWAASRLTARARLVPQVRFLAGEGAALPLRERVFTHVWGGAALQGLADPLAGLREAWRVLRPGAHFAIRLRLAAVPGENLACWSDRVATVGFVDVSTERAARPQASQGTQMARQRLDRLLLESGDAEPTALVKQLRAARAAAAREESTTIIFARRPA; encoded by the coding sequence ATGAGCATGGCCCATGCTGCGGTGCTGGTTGACGCGCTCGAGCGGCTCAACCGCGAGCTGTCGCGCAGCATGCCGCCGCCGCGCGGCGCACCGTTCTCCGGCGTCGAGTACGCCCCGGGCGACTTCGCTCCGCTCGATGTGCTGTGCTCGCGCGGCATCTTTCGCAAATACGAACACACGCTGCAGATCGGTGCGGGGCTCGGCGGGCCGGCGCGCTGGTTGGCGACCCGGTTCGGTTGCACCGTCGTGGGCGTCGATCAGTCGGCGGCGTTGGTGTGGGCCGCCAGCCGGCTCACCGCGCGGGCACGACTGGTCCCGCAAGTCCGTTTTCTCGCAGGCGAGGGCGCTGCGCTGCCGTTGCGCGAGCGGGTGTTCACGCATGTGTGGGGCGGTGCGGCGCTGCAAGGGCTCGCCGATCCGCTCGCTGGTTTGCGCGAAGCGTGGCGCGTGTTGCGCCCGGGTGCGCACTTCGCCATTCGCCTGCGCTTGGCCGCGGTGCCAGGTGAGAACTTGGCGTGCTGGTCCGATCGCGTCGCGACCGTCGGATTTGTCGACGTTAGCACGGAGCGAGCGGCCCGGCCGCAAGCGAGCCAGGGCACGCAGATGGCGCGGCAGCGGCTCGATCGCTTGTTGCTGGAGAGCGGCGACGCCGAGCCGACGGCGCTGGTGAAGCAGTTGCGCGCAGCGCGCGCGGCCGCCGCGCGCGAAGAATCGACCACGATCATTTTCGCCCGCCGCCCGGCATAG
- a CDS encoding metal-dependent hydrolase, whose amino-acid sequence MGHAHAGQPAPGFDFVPRGFYGRGAVTVVSHFFWNWYLFRNRPWVWKLAWGGVLPDLPYIVLLGYYSLQLRVNGLLDLSAWDRAWHHPLVCALHSFVPCLVVGALSYVAVRRLWLAWWPLWAGWLSHVVLDMLTHRSDGYPIFYPLSDYRFPTPVSYWEPAYHGYAFMVVNDSLMLALLVRHFVVRRRIARLALR is encoded by the coding sequence ATGGGCCATGCTCATGCCGGCCAGCCCGCGCCCGGCTTTGACTTCGTGCCGCGCGGTTTCTACGGTCGCGGCGCCGTGACGGTCGTCAGTCATTTCTTCTGGAACTGGTATTTGTTCCGTAACCGCCCATGGGTCTGGAAGCTTGCCTGGGGCGGCGTATTGCCGGATCTGCCATACATCGTCCTGCTCGGTTACTACTCGCTGCAACTGCGAGTCAACGGCCTGCTCGATCTCAGCGCGTGGGATCGCGCGTGGCACCATCCGTTGGTCTGCGCACTGCACTCCTTCGTCCCTTGCCTCGTGGTCGGCGCCCTGAGCTATGTGGCAGTGCGCCGCTTGTGGCTGGCGTGGTGGCCGCTATGGGCGGGATGGCTGTCGCACGTGGTGCTCGACATGCTCACCCATCGGAGCGATGGCTATCCGATCTTCTATCCGCTCAGCGACTACCGCTTCCCGACCCCGGTATCGTATTGGGAGCCCGCCTACCACGGCTATGCGTTCATGGTCGTGAACGACTCGCTCATGCTCGCGTTGCTGGTCCGGCACTTCGTTGTGCGGCGTCGCATCGCACGCCTGGCCTTACGTTGA
- a CDS encoding MaoC family dehydratase: MAVVHKKKGNFLEDFTVGHVFRHKVGRTVSEGLLNAFTAFDMTTNPLSKNRRYAQRYGFKDMVLPPGLVMAVVFSQSVEDISENARANLEYINMRFGAPVYLGDTIEVHSIVLGVKPSSRDKELGVVHVQTTGQNQDGLVVLTYERKVQVWKGRADAEIVEAAIAAPPVEVTPWLPPYDRARAYAELAHLASSDTYFEDFNVGDTIEHSRGRTMTTEHIALTAMLDNTSQVHCNQHLIDQNPSKFLGGQLIIFGGIPFNLCLGLSCPDVGDNALADLIYTSGRHTGPLFAGETVFASTEIRAKREYPGRADLGVLATTLRGHKHKRDGATFEPVEIFCLERELIVKRRTHYA, encoded by the coding sequence ATGGCCGTTGTTCATAAGAAGAAAGGGAACTTCCTCGAAGACTTCACGGTTGGCCACGTGTTTCGCCACAAGGTGGGACGCACGGTGAGCGAAGGTTTGCTCAACGCCTTTACGGCGTTCGACATGACCACCAATCCGCTGAGTAAGAATCGCCGCTACGCGCAGCGCTATGGGTTCAAGGACATGGTGTTGCCGCCCGGGCTGGTGATGGCGGTCGTCTTCAGCCAAAGCGTGGAGGATATTTCCGAAAACGCGCGCGCCAACCTGGAGTACATCAACATGCGCTTCGGTGCGCCGGTCTACCTCGGCGACACCATCGAAGTGCACTCGATCGTGCTGGGAGTGAAGCCGTCGAGCCGTGACAAGGAACTCGGCGTCGTCCACGTGCAAACCACGGGTCAGAACCAGGACGGTCTCGTGGTGCTCACCTATGAGCGAAAGGTACAGGTGTGGAAGGGCCGGGCCGACGCTGAGATTGTCGAAGCGGCGATCGCGGCGCCGCCGGTCGAAGTGACCCCCTGGCTCCCACCCTACGACCGCGCTCGCGCCTACGCCGAGCTGGCGCACTTGGCCAGTTCCGACACGTACTTCGAGGACTTCAACGTCGGTGACACCATCGAGCACTCACGCGGACGGACGATGACCACCGAGCACATCGCATTGACCGCGATGCTCGACAACACCTCGCAGGTCCACTGCAACCAACACTTGATCGATCAGAATCCCAGCAAATTTCTCGGTGGGCAGCTCATCATCTTTGGCGGCATCCCGTTCAACCTGTGCCTCGGCTTGTCGTGTCCCGATGTCGGCGACAACGCGCTGGCGGATCTGATCTATACATCCGGCCGCCACACCGGCCCGCTATTCGCCGGCGAAACAGTTTTCGCCAGCACCGAGATCCGCGCCAAGCGCGAGTATCCAGGACGCGCCGACCTCGGCGTGTTGGCAACGACCTTACGAGGCCACAAGCACAAGCGCGACGGCGCCACCTTTGAGCCGGTCGAGATCTTCTGCCTGGAGCGCGAGTTGATCGTGAAGCGCCGCACGCACTACGCGTGA
- a CDS encoding MaoC family dehydratase N-terminal domain-containing protein gives MGERTRLYFDDVKEGDEVPAFVVKNLTRTDLVRYAGASGDFNPIHHDQTFAEGANLPGVFAHGMLNAGFVGKCVTDYVGVQNLRQFKVRFATRVWPGDTITCKGTVTKKYDADGSHLIEGNVQAINQKGEVAIHGSFKAALPIR, from the coding sequence ATGGGCGAGCGTACGAGACTGTACTTCGATGACGTGAAGGAAGGCGACGAGGTTCCTGCGTTCGTGGTGAAGAATCTTACCCGTACCGATCTGGTGCGCTACGCTGGAGCGTCGGGGGACTTCAATCCGATTCATCACGACCAGACGTTCGCCGAGGGCGCGAACCTACCCGGCGTCTTTGCGCATGGCATGCTCAACGCCGGCTTCGTCGGGAAGTGCGTCACCGACTATGTCGGTGTGCAGAACTTGCGGCAGTTCAAGGTGCGCTTCGCCACCCGCGTGTGGCCGGGCGACACGATCACCTGCAAGGGCACGGTCACCAAGAAGTACGACGCCGACGGCAGCCACTTGATTGAAGGCAACGTGCAGGCGATCAATCAGAAGGGCGAAGTTGCCATCCACGGCAGCTTCAAGGCGGCGCTGCCAATCCGTTAG
- a CDS encoding MaoC family dehydratase N-terminal domain-containing protein, with product MDKSAIGRSGQPVTMIVELGKVREFARAIKDDNPIYFDNDFAKREAGGIMAPPTFMMTLGFWDDGRGRPKLEMDLRRVLHGEQEFEYLKPIHVGDVLTAVSKVENVFEKAGSRGGTMSFGITATEYRNQQGELVAISRSTVIETGQVVKKD from the coding sequence ATGGACAAGAGCGCGATCGGCCGTAGCGGGCAACCGGTAACGATGATTGTCGAGCTGGGCAAAGTGCGCGAGTTCGCGCGCGCGATCAAGGACGACAATCCCATCTACTTCGACAACGACTTCGCCAAGCGTGAGGCCGGCGGCATCATGGCCCCGCCGACGTTCATGATGACTCTGGGATTCTGGGACGACGGCCGCGGGCGGCCGAAGCTGGAGATGGATCTGCGCCGTGTGCTGCACGGGGAGCAGGAGTTCGAGTACCTGAAGCCAATCCACGTTGGCGACGTGCTCACCGCCGTCAGCAAGGTCGAAAACGTTTTCGAGAAAGCCGGCTCACGCGGCGGTACGATGAGTTTTGGGATTACCGCCACCGAGTACCGCAACCAGCAGGGTGAACTGGTGGCGATTAGCCGGTCAACGGTCATCGAGACCGGACAAGTGGTGAAGAAGGACTAG
- a CDS encoding acyl-CoA/acyl-ACP dehydrogenase — protein MDFGFSEEQEMLRQSARQFLETECAMTYVRKMMDDDRGFSDEQWKKMAGLGWQGLIVPEEFGGAGLDMVDLIVVLEEMGRVVMPGPFFATAMFGAIPLLLGGSKAQRKKYLPGIADGSLKATLAQVEESGRWDAPGITLPAVKTATGFELSGTKLFVHDAHNADLLLVPARTSGKSEKGVTLFLVDAKVPGVSITLLKTMDQTRKLCEVNFRNVAVGKDAVLGKVGAGWALLDRVVDRAKVALCGEMCGGAQKVLEMSVEYAKVREQFGKPIGSFQAIQHKCANMMVQVESSKSATYYAAWAVANDVPEAHLASCMAKAYCSDAYRMVSGEGIQIHGGIGFTWEHDMHIYFKRAKGSEVTFGDATWNRELVAQVVLDQPESLAAGAA, from the coding sequence ATGGATTTTGGATTCAGTGAAGAACAAGAGATGCTGCGCCAGAGCGCGCGCCAGTTTCTCGAAACCGAGTGCGCGATGACTTACGTCCGCAAGATGATGGACGACGACCGCGGCTTCTCCGACGAGCAGTGGAAGAAGATGGCTGGGCTGGGGTGGCAAGGGTTGATCGTCCCCGAAGAGTTCGGTGGCGCTGGCCTCGACATGGTCGACCTCATCGTCGTGCTCGAAGAGATGGGCCGTGTGGTCATGCCGGGGCCGTTCTTCGCGACCGCGATGTTCGGCGCGATACCGTTGTTGCTCGGCGGCAGCAAGGCGCAACGCAAGAAGTATCTTCCCGGCATCGCCGACGGCAGCCTCAAGGCCACCCTGGCGCAGGTTGAAGAGAGCGGTCGCTGGGACGCGCCGGGCATCACCTTGCCGGCGGTGAAGACCGCCACCGGGTTCGAACTGTCGGGCACCAAGCTGTTCGTTCACGATGCGCACAACGCCGATCTGCTGCTCGTGCCAGCCCGCACATCTGGCAAGAGCGAAAAGGGCGTCACCCTGTTTCTCGTCGATGCCAAGGTCCCCGGCGTCTCGATCACGTTGCTCAAGACGATGGATCAGACGCGCAAGCTGTGCGAGGTGAACTTCCGCAACGTGGCGGTGGGCAAAGACGCCGTGCTGGGCAAAGTTGGCGCGGGGTGGGCGTTGCTCGATCGCGTCGTCGATCGTGCCAAGGTCGCGTTGTGCGGCGAGATGTGTGGCGGCGCTCAGAAGGTGCTCGAGATGAGTGTCGAGTACGCGAAGGTCCGTGAGCAATTCGGCAAACCGATCGGCAGCTTTCAAGCGATCCAGCACAAGTGCGCCAACATGATGGTGCAGGTCGAAAGTTCGAAATCGGCGACGTACTATGCGGCGTGGGCGGTGGCCAACGACGTGCCCGAAGCGCATCTCGCTTCGTGCATGGCGAAGGCGTACTGCTCGGACGCCTATCGCATGGTGAGCGGTGAAGGGATTCAAATCCACGGCGGCATCGGCTTCACGTGGGAGCACGACATGCACATCTACTTCAAGCGCGCCAAGGGATCGGAAGTCACCTTCGGCGACGCGACCTGGAACCGCGAACTGGTCGCGCAGGTGGTGCTCGATCAGCCGGAGTCGCTCGCCGCCGGCGCCGCTTGA
- a CDS encoding acetyl-CoA acetyltransferase — protein sequence MNIRDKVAVIGVGCCKFGENYHQSAEDMIVDAAVEAYRDANIEPNQIQAAWVGTIGSGTAGTALGDPLKLFNIPITRVENYCASGMDAFRNACMAVASGMYDVALALGFEKLRDSGQRGLGTFGTHPVIGHGTTAPSLFAMAANRYFKTYGIGKDALAKVALKNHHNGTMSPKAHFQMEVTEEQVLKAPLICSPLGLFDCCPTTDGAAAAIVCRADLAKNFRPDAIKVKGIGLAVTSGEPYMKPGFAYTGFPATTMAAQSAYEQAGVTAKDIDLAEVHDCFTITEILNYEDLGFCGRGEGAHFVGEGRASIGGELPVNPSGGLKSFGHPIGATGIRMIYEVCQHLWDKAGKRQVKNAELGLAHNLGGPGSVGCVTILGNS from the coding sequence ATGAACATTCGTGACAAGGTGGCGGTGATCGGCGTTGGCTGCTGCAAGTTCGGGGAGAACTATCACCAGAGCGCCGAGGACATGATCGTCGACGCGGCGGTGGAGGCCTACCGGGACGCCAACATCGAGCCGAATCAGATTCAAGCCGCCTGGGTCGGTACTATCGGTTCCGGCACTGCGGGCACCGCGCTCGGCGATCCGCTCAAGCTGTTCAACATTCCGATCACGCGCGTCGAGAACTATTGTGCGTCGGGCATGGACGCGTTTCGCAACGCCTGCATGGCGGTGGCGTCCGGGATGTACGACGTCGCGCTCGCGCTCGGTTTCGAGAAGCTGCGCGACTCGGGCCAGCGCGGCTTGGGAACCTTCGGCACGCATCCCGTGATCGGCCACGGTACGACCGCGCCGAGTCTGTTCGCGATGGCTGCGAATCGCTACTTCAAGACCTACGGCATCGGCAAGGACGCCTTGGCGAAAGTCGCGCTGAAGAATCATCACAACGGCACGATGAGTCCGAAGGCGCACTTCCAGATGGAGGTGACCGAAGAACAAGTGCTCAAGGCACCGCTGATCTGCAGCCCGCTCGGTCTGTTCGATTGCTGCCCGACCACGGACGGGGCTGCGGCCGCGATTGTGTGCCGCGCCGATCTCGCGAAAAACTTTCGCCCCGATGCCATCAAGGTGAAGGGCATCGGTTTGGCGGTGACCAGCGGCGAGCCGTACATGAAACCCGGCTTTGCGTATACCGGCTTTCCCGCAACGACGATGGCGGCGCAGTCGGCGTACGAGCAGGCGGGGGTGACCGCGAAGGACATCGACCTCGCCGAGGTGCACGATTGCTTCACCATCACCGAAATCCTCAACTACGAGGATTTAGGATTCTGTGGCCGCGGCGAAGGTGCACACTTTGTCGGCGAAGGCCGCGCCAGCATCGGCGGCGAGTTGCCGGTGAATCCGAGTGGTGGCTTGAAGTCGTTCGGCCATCCCATCGGCGCGACCGGCATTCGCATGATCTACGAGGTGTGCCAGCATTTGTGGGACAAGGCCGGGAAGCGACAGGTCAAGAACGCGGAACTCGGCCTCGCGCACAATCTCGGCGGGCCGGGCTCCGTTGGCTGCGTGACTATTCTGGGTAACTCCTAA
- a CDS encoding hydroxymethylglutaryl-CoA synthase family protein, giving the protein MPGIIGFGSYIPRYRLPREVIAKEWGQPSMGGEKAVANHDEDSLTLAVNAATNCFADTSPAKLDAVFFASTTSPYREKQAAATVAAVLDTGAQVRTTDFCDSLRASTSALQAGLDALSAGAQRVLVCAGDCRMGEPDSPAEQNCGDAGAAMLLGNSAVIAEVLGSFSVSEDFHGTWRTDGQDYLHSFPGGFETKFGYAPFVSAAIQGVLKRCNLTAEQITAAVIAAPNPRAIAGVAKAVGLDPKKQIADTLWALLGDTGTTQPLLLLAAALERAKPGDVILLASYGDGADAFVFKVTDAIASYHTARSAYSQIETKRHLPSYGKYARFRKLIRKEDHNADLSTPVVLFRDQKAVLPLYGGQCPKCRTVQFPKHRICVECGHRDGLDDVKLSRRGTLFTFTNDFLFDSPDQPVTHAVVELDGGGRVYVQMTDCPAEQVEIDMRLELTFRKYHQGFGMNNYFWKARPAA; this is encoded by the coding sequence ATGCCAGGCATTATCGGATTCGGTTCGTACATTCCACGCTATCGCTTGCCGCGTGAGGTGATCGCGAAGGAGTGGGGGCAGCCGTCGATGGGCGGCGAGAAGGCCGTCGCCAATCATGACGAGGACAGTCTGACACTCGCGGTCAATGCCGCGACCAACTGCTTCGCCGACACGTCGCCGGCGAAGTTGGACGCGGTGTTCTTCGCGTCGACGACGTCGCCGTATCGCGAGAAGCAAGCCGCGGCGACGGTGGCGGCGGTACTTGATACCGGCGCACAAGTGCGGACGACTGACTTCTGCGACAGTCTGCGCGCCAGCACTTCGGCGTTGCAGGCCGGCCTCGATGCGCTCAGCGCCGGTGCGCAGCGGGTGTTGGTGTGCGCCGGCGATTGCCGCATGGGCGAGCCCGACAGTCCGGCGGAACAGAATTGTGGCGATGCGGGCGCGGCGATGTTGCTTGGCAACAGCGCGGTCATCGCTGAGGTGCTCGGTTCGTTCAGCGTCAGTGAGGATTTCCACGGCACCTGGCGCACCGACGGGCAAGACTATCTGCATTCGTTTCCCGGCGGATTCGAAACCAAGTTTGGGTACGCACCGTTCGTTAGCGCCGCGATTCAAGGCGTGCTCAAGCGCTGCAACTTGACCGCGGAGCAGATCACCGCGGCGGTGATCGCGGCGCCGAATCCGCGCGCGATCGCCGGCGTCGCGAAGGCGGTCGGGCTCGATCCAAAGAAACAGATCGCCGACACGCTGTGGGCGCTACTGGGTGACACCGGTACAACGCAGCCGCTGCTGTTGCTCGCCGCCGCGCTCGAACGCGCGAAGCCCGGCGATGTCATCCTCCTCGCCAGCTACGGCGACGGCGCCGATGCGTTCGTGTTCAAAGTGACCGACGCGATTGCGAGCTATCACACCGCCCGCAGCGCCTACTCGCAAATCGAAACCAAGCGCCACCTGCCGTCGTACGGCAAATACGCGCGCTTTCGAAAATTGATCCGCAAGGAAGACCACAACGCCGATCTCTCGACCCCGGTCGTGTTGTTTCGCGATCAGAAGGCGGTGCTGCCGCTTTACGGCGGCCAGTGTCCCAAGTGCCGGACGGTGCAGTTTCCCAAGCACCGCATCTGCGTTGAGTGCGGCCATCGCGACGGCCTCGACGACGTGAAGCTGTCGCGTCGCGGCACGCTGTTCACCTTCACCAACGACTTTCTGTTCGACTCGCCCGACCAGCCGGTGACGCACGCGGTGGTCGAACTCGACGGCGGCGGGCGGGTGTACGTGCAGATGACCGACTGTCCGGCCGAGCAAGTCGAGATCGACATGCGGCTCGAGTTGACGTTTCGCAAGTACCACCAAGGTTTTGGCATGAACAACTACTTCTGGAAGGCGCGGCCAGCCGCGTAA